In Pseudomonas sp. MM213, a genomic segment contains:
- a CDS encoding MarR family winged helix-turn-helix transcriptional regulator: MNTERDTTDNCDDLLLDNQACFALHSTSLLMTKVYKPLLQALGLTYPQYLAMMVLWERDGLTVGEISTRLLTDPGSLTPLLKRLEVEGLLSRTRSREDERVVIVELTEQGRALRDKARGVPQCILGASGMTLERLQKLQAELQVLRSNLQDSL, translated from the coding sequence ATGAACACCGAACGCGACACCACGGATAACTGCGACGACCTGTTGCTGGACAATCAGGCCTGCTTCGCCCTGCATTCCACTTCACTGCTGATGACCAAGGTCTACAAGCCGCTGCTGCAAGCGCTGGGCCTGACCTATCCGCAGTACCTGGCGATGATGGTGTTGTGGGAACGGGACGGTTTGACCGTAGGCGAAATCAGCACGCGTTTGCTGACCGATCCCGGTTCGTTGACCCCGTTGCTCAAGCGCCTGGAAGTCGAAGGCTTGCTCAGCCGCACTCGCAGCCGCGAGGACGAGCGAGTGGTGATTGTCGAGCTGACTGAACAGGGTCGCGCGTTGCGGGACAAGGCGCGCGGCGTGCCCCAGTGCATCCTCGGCGCCAGCGGCATGACGCTTGAGCGGTTGCAAAAACTGCAAGCGGAGCTGCAAGTGCTGCGTAGCAATCTGCAGGACAGCCTTTAA
- a CDS encoding LysR family transcriptional regulator: MNPNQLTEQLGLFLDVLETGSFSAASRRHPLTPSAVARRIDSLESAVGSQLFIRSTHAVRATPAGVAFAERARRIVAELQLARAEAVSLSSAPEGLIRIDAPAAFGRRHLAPVIADFLMLYPGLDVQLHLIDSFVDMQGLNLGKVDLVLRAGQMADTRLVATPLASMVRIACASPAYLQRRGVPTDPAQLSDHDGLDWDGLAPPFAWRFEQNAEMHLHRPGRIRMSANNAEALVCGALAGLGIAHLPTWLTSEYLLRGELLPLFCEHGLPPPETTGIYALRLEQQPNPRSRLLLEYLKVRFSPVPPWDLALRTNLDRH, encoded by the coding sequence ATGAACCCTAATCAATTGACCGAACAACTCGGGCTGTTCCTCGACGTGCTGGAAACCGGCAGCTTTTCCGCTGCCTCTCGCCGTCATCCACTGACCCCTTCCGCCGTGGCGCGGCGCATCGATAGCCTGGAAAGCGCAGTCGGCAGCCAGTTGTTCATTCGCAGCACCCATGCCGTCCGCGCGACCCCGGCCGGCGTGGCGTTTGCCGAGCGTGCGCGGCGGATCGTGGCGGAATTGCAACTGGCCCGCGCCGAGGCGGTGTCCCTGAGCAGTGCGCCGGAAGGCTTGATCCGGATCGACGCGCCCGCCGCGTTCGGCCGACGGCATCTGGCGCCGGTGATCGCTGATTTTCTGATGCTGTACCCCGGCCTCGACGTGCAACTGCACCTGATCGACAGTTTTGTCGACATGCAGGGTTTGAATCTGGGCAAGGTCGATCTGGTGCTGCGTGCCGGGCAAATGGCCGATACCCGGCTGGTGGCCACGCCGCTGGCGAGCATGGTGCGCATCGCCTGCGCCAGCCCTGCGTACCTTCAACGCCGTGGCGTGCCGACCGACCCGGCGCAGTTGAGTGATCACGACGGCCTCGACTGGGATGGCCTGGCGCCGCCATTTGCCTGGCGTTTCGAGCAAAACGCAGAAATGCATCTGCATCGTCCCGGGCGCATCCGCATGAGCGCCAACAATGCCGAGGCGCTGGTCTGCGGTGCGCTGGCCGGGCTCGGGATCGCGCACTTGCCGACCTGGTTGACCAGCGAATACCTGTTGCGCGGTGAACTGCTGCCGCTGTTCTGTGAACACGGCCTGCCACCGCCGGAAACCACCGGCATCTATGCGTTGCGTCTGGAGCAGCAACCCAACCCGAGGAGTCGTTTATTGCTGGAGTACCTGAAAGTCCGCTTCAGCCCTGTCCCGCCATGGGATCTGGCGCTGCGAACCAATCTGGACCGGCACTAG
- a CDS encoding LysR substrate-binding domain-containing protein gives MSAFPSIDTEVLRTFVAIADQGGFTRAGELVNRTQSAVSMQMKRLEEDVLQRQLFQRDGRQVRLTAEGQVLLGYARRILKLHSEVFNTLREPHMVGTVRIGTPDDYVMRFLPGILRRFAQSYPLIQIEVHCESSKQLLLRQDLDLSIVTREPGNEIGQLLRKERFVWAEAQCYSAHEQTPLPLAMFNSDCFCRLWACNALDAMGRDYRVAYNSSSLSAIMAVVSAGLAVTAQLESLITPDMRILGDAEDLPLLPEASIMLVRNLHNPSPITECLAEHIVDGFKL, from the coding sequence ATGTCCGCCTTCCCAAGTATCGACACCGAAGTGCTGCGCACCTTTGTGGCCATCGCCGATCAGGGCGGTTTCACCCGCGCAGGGGAGCTGGTCAACCGCACGCAATCCGCCGTCAGCATGCAAATGAAGCGGCTGGAAGAGGACGTGTTGCAGCGCCAACTGTTCCAGCGCGACGGCCGCCAGGTGCGGCTGACCGCTGAAGGCCAGGTGCTGCTGGGTTACGCCCGGCGCATCCTCAAGTTGCACAGCGAAGTGTTCAACACCCTGCGCGAACCGCACATGGTCGGCACGGTGCGGATCGGCACGCCGGACGATTACGTGATGCGTTTTCTGCCGGGGATTCTGCGGCGATTCGCCCAGTCATATCCGCTGATCCAGATCGAGGTGCACTGCGAATCATCAAAACAATTGCTGCTACGCCAGGATCTTGATTTGTCCATCGTCACCCGCGAGCCGGGCAACGAGATCGGCCAGTTGCTGCGCAAGGAACGTTTCGTCTGGGCCGAAGCACAATGCTACAGCGCCCACGAGCAGACACCGTTGCCGCTGGCGATGTTCAACAGTGATTGTTTCTGCCGGCTGTGGGCCTGCAATGCGCTGGACGCAATGGGTCGCGACTACCGCGTTGCCTACAACAGCTCGAGCCTGTCGGCGATCATGGCGGTGGTCAGCGCCGGCCTGGCCGTCACCGCACAACTGGAAAGCCTGATCACCCCGGACATGCGCATTCTCGGTGACGCCGAAGACCTGCCCTTGCTGCCTGAAGCCAGCATCATGCTGGTGCGCAACCTGCACAATCCGTCACCGATTACCGAATGCCTGGCCGAGCACATCGTCGACGGCTTCAAACTTTAA
- a CDS encoding sulfite exporter TauE/SafE family protein: MIEFLMYLVFGAALGTLGGLFGIGGGLIAIPLLGVLFGLDQQIAQGTALVMVVPNVMLALWRYHQRNKIEMRHALPLASMGFCFAWAGSIWAVGIDAQTMRIGFVAFLIALSAYNLLRMFYANAPASSQMNYAWPWLGVLGAASGTMGGLFGVGGAVVATPVLTSLFGTSQVVAQGLSLALALPSTGVTLVTYAVHHQVDWMIGVPLAVGGLLSISWGVKIAHAMPERLLRGLFCGFLVLCAVMLAFKV, translated from the coding sequence GTGATCGAGTTTTTGATGTACCTGGTATTTGGCGCAGCCCTGGGAACCCTCGGCGGCTTGTTTGGCATCGGCGGCGGTCTGATCGCGATTCCGTTGCTCGGCGTGTTGTTCGGTCTCGATCAGCAAATTGCCCAGGGCACCGCGCTGGTGATGGTCGTCCCTAACGTGATGCTGGCGCTATGGCGTTATCACCAGCGCAACAAAATCGAAATGCGTCACGCGCTGCCGCTGGCCTCGATGGGGTTTTGCTTTGCCTGGGCCGGCTCCATCTGGGCGGTGGGCATTGATGCGCAAACCATGCGCATCGGATTTGTCGCCTTCCTGATCGCGCTGTCGGCCTACAACCTGTTGCGAATGTTCTACGCCAATGCGCCGGCTTCTTCGCAGATGAATTACGCCTGGCCATGGCTGGGTGTGCTCGGCGCGGCGTCCGGAACCATGGGCGGATTGTTTGGCGTGGGCGGGGCGGTGGTGGCAACACCGGTGCTGACCAGCCTGTTCGGCACCAGCCAGGTGGTGGCCCAAGGGTTGTCGCTGGCACTGGCATTGCCCAGCACGGGCGTCACGCTGGTCACCTATGCCGTGCATCATCAAGTGGACTGGATGATCGGCGTGCCGTTGGCCGTGGGTGGACTGCTGAGCATCAGCTGGGGCGTGAAGATCGCCCACGCCATGCCGGAGCGCCTCCTGCGCGGGCTATTCTGTGGCTTCCTGGTGCTGTGCGCGGTGATGCTCGCGTTTAAAGTTTGA
- a CDS encoding GreA/GreB family elongation factor, giving the protein MNKQTVHQLIIDKLRIDLDIAERAAQTAYETATHEENVAENKYDTLGLEASYLAAGQAKRVEEIRQSLTLCQNLTLRPYDDQRGIEVGALLGLEDEKGREQWLFLAPDAAGLKVDLVGQWITVITPRSPLGKSLLGKFEGDEVEILVAGARQQFSVTEVV; this is encoded by the coding sequence ATGAATAAGCAAACCGTCCACCAACTGATTATCGACAAGCTGCGGATCGATCTCGACATTGCCGAGCGTGCCGCGCAAACCGCTTACGAAACGGCGACCCACGAAGAAAACGTCGCCGAAAACAAGTACGACACCCTGGGCCTGGAGGCGTCATATCTGGCAGCCGGGCAGGCAAAGCGCGTGGAGGAAATCAGGCAGTCACTGACGCTGTGCCAGAACCTGACGCTGCGGCCTTATGACGATCAGCGCGGCATCGAAGTCGGCGCCCTGCTCGGTCTTGAAGACGAAAAGGGACGTGAGCAATGGCTGTTCCTGGCGCCCGACGCGGCGGGTTTGAAGGTCGATCTGGTGGGGCAATGGATTACCGTCATCACCCCTCGCTCGCCGCTGGGCAAAAGCCTGCTGGGCAAGTTCGAGGGGGACGAGGTGGAGATTCTGGTGGCGGGTGCTCGGCAACAGTTTTCTGTTACCGAGGTGGTTTAG
- a CDS encoding elongation factor P — protein MKTGKELKPGTVIRLENDPWLVQKAEFTKSGRNSAIMKTKLKNLLTGYKTEIVYSADDKLDDVILDRKEATLSFISGDTYTFMDTSDYTMYELNADDIEAVLPFIEEGMEDVCEAVFFEGRLVSVELPTTIVRQVDYTEGSARGDTSGKVMKPAKLKNGTELSVADFIEIGDMIEIDTREGGSYKGRAK, from the coding sequence ATGAAAACTGGTAAAGAACTGAAACCCGGTACCGTGATCCGTCTCGAAAACGATCCATGGTTGGTTCAGAAAGCTGAATTCACCAAATCCGGTCGTAACAGCGCGATCATGAAGACCAAGCTGAAAAACCTGCTGACCGGTTACAAGACCGAGATCGTTTACAGCGCTGACGACAAACTGGACGACGTAATCCTCGACCGCAAAGAAGCGACCCTGTCCTTCATCAGCGGCGACACCTACACGTTCATGGACACTTCCGACTACACCATGTACGAGCTGAACGCTGACGATATCGAAGCCGTTCTGCCGTTCATCGAAGAAGGCATGGAAGACGTTTGCGAAGCCGTTTTCTTCGAAGGCCGTCTGGTTTCCGTAGAACTGCCGACCACTATCGTGCGTCAGGTTGACTACACCGAAGGTTCCGCTCGCGGCGACACTTCCGGCAAGGTAATGAAGCCTGCCAAACTGAAGAACGGTACCGAACTGTCGGTTGCTGACTTCATCGAAATCGGCGACATGATCGAGATCGATACCCGCGAAGGCGGTTCCTACAAAGGCCGTGCTAAATAA
- the earP gene encoding elongation factor P maturation arginine rhamnosyltransferase EarP, with amino-acid sequence MPEMPQMKNRRRWDIFCTVVDNFGDIGVTWRLARQLVAEHAMDVRLWVDDLRAFERLCPAIDLNLSQQWQEGVEVRQWTADWQPTDAADVVIAAFACQLPSAYMEAMAAREKPPLWLNLDYLSAEDWVVGCHGLPSVKYKNVQKFFFFPGFQKGTGGLLRESGLLERRRQFQQDPEAQRAFLQGLGIDRAQGAQLISLFAYENAGLASWLDVMAADPVATHLLVPEGRILGDVERWLGVEGLAAGAVHVRESLTVQVLPFVRQDQYDHLLWCCDFNAVRGEDSFVRAQWAGRPLLWHIYRQDEDIHLDKLEAFLTLYTKGLSAPAREAISGLWREWNAGHDMSDHWATTRKHWPELQKHAEAWCLEQALQADLAAALVQFYLNWI; translated from the coding sequence ATGCCTGAAATGCCTCAAATGAAAAACCGCAGGCGCTGGGATATTTTTTGCACCGTGGTCGATAACTTTGGCGACATCGGTGTGACCTGGCGCCTGGCCCGCCAATTGGTGGCCGAACATGCGATGGACGTGCGTTTGTGGGTCGATGATTTGCGGGCCTTCGAGCGTTTGTGCCCAGCCATTGATCTCAACCTTTCACAGCAGTGGCAGGAGGGGGTCGAGGTGCGTCAGTGGACAGCCGACTGGCAGCCGACTGACGCGGCTGATGTGGTGATCGCCGCGTTCGCCTGCCAGTTGCCGAGTGCTTACATGGAGGCCATGGCGGCGCGGGAGAAACCGCCGCTGTGGTTGAACCTCGACTACCTGAGCGCAGAAGACTGGGTCGTTGGCTGCCACGGCTTGCCGTCGGTGAAGTACAAAAACGTGCAGAAATTCTTTTTCTTTCCGGGGTTCCAAAAAGGCACCGGTGGCTTGCTGCGTGAAAGCGGATTGCTGGAACGGCGTCGGCAGTTTCAGCAAGACCCCGAGGCTCAGCGCGCATTCCTGCAAGGTTTAGGGATTGATCGGGCGCAAGGCGCGCAGTTGATTTCGCTGTTCGCCTACGAAAATGCCGGCCTGGCCAGTTGGCTGGATGTCATGGCCGCCGATCCAGTGGCCACGCATCTGCTGGTGCCCGAAGGGCGGATTCTCGGTGATGTCGAGCGTTGGCTCGGTGTCGAGGGTTTGGCGGCTGGCGCGGTGCATGTGCGCGAGTCATTGACCGTGCAAGTGCTGCCGTTCGTCCGACAGGATCAATACGATCACCTGCTTTGGTGCTGCGATTTCAACGCCGTGCGCGGCGAAGATTCGTTTGTCCGCGCGCAATGGGCAGGGCGGCCGCTGCTCTGGCACATCTATCGGCAGGACGAAGACATTCACCTGGACAAGCTCGAAGCCTTCCTCACGCTCTACACAAAAGGCCTGTCTGCACCTGCCCGCGAGGCGATCAGCGGTCTTTGGCGAGAGTGGAATGCCGGGCATGATATGTCCGACCATTGGGCTACGACCCGTAAACACTGGCCAGAACTGCAAAAACACGCCGAAGCGTGGTGTCTGGAACAGGCTTTGCAGGCTGATCTTGCCGCAGCGCTGGTACAGTTTTACCTAAATTGGATATGA
- a CDS encoding alpha/beta hydrolase, translating into MNTFSKVLTGTLLALSIHSAFAGDGVEHNTQAFLDVLNAGTGKPMEQLSPKDARAILVGAQAGVKLTLPKADVSQKTIQVDGQPLSLTIVRPAGVKGELPVFMFFHGGGWVLGDFPTHERLVRDLVTGSGAAAVFVNYTPSPEAHYPVAINQAYAATKWVAEHGKEINVDGKRLAVAGNSVGGNMAAVVALMAKDKGTPAIKFQVLLWPVTDASFETASYNQFAEGHFLTKNMMKWFWDNYTTDAKQRNEIYASPLRATTAQLKGLPPALVQTAGADVLRDEGEAYARKLDKAGVPVTAVRYNGMIHDYGLLNVVSQVPAVRSAMLQASEELKQHLKK; encoded by the coding sequence ATGAACACTTTCAGCAAAGTCTTGACCGGCACCCTTCTCGCCCTGTCCATCCACAGCGCATTCGCGGGCGACGGGGTTGAACACAACACCCAGGCGTTCCTCGATGTCCTGAATGCCGGCACCGGCAAACCGATGGAACAGCTTTCACCGAAAGATGCCCGGGCCATTTTGGTCGGCGCGCAAGCCGGGGTGAAACTGACGCTGCCAAAAGCGGACGTCAGCCAGAAGACCATTCAAGTCGACGGCCAACCGCTCAGCCTGACCATCGTCCGGCCGGCCGGGGTCAAAGGCGAGCTGCCGGTGTTCATGTTCTTCCACGGCGGCGGCTGGGTGCTGGGGGACTTCCCGACCCACGAGCGGCTGGTTCGGGATCTGGTCACGGGCTCGGGGGCGGCGGCGGTGTTCGTCAACTACACCCCATCACCGGAAGCGCATTACCCGGTGGCGATCAACCAGGCTTACGCGGCCACTAAATGGGTGGCCGAGCACGGCAAAGAGATCAACGTCGATGGCAAGCGACTGGCCGTGGCCGGTAACAGTGTCGGCGGCAACATGGCGGCCGTGGTTGCGCTGATGGCCAAAGACAAAGGCACCCCGGCGATCAAGTTCCAGGTGCTGTTGTGGCCGGTGACCGACGCCAGCTTTGAAACGGCGTCTTACAACCAGTTTGCCGAGGGGCACTTCCTCACCAAAAACATGATGAAGTGGTTCTGGGACAACTACACCACCGACGCCAAGCAACGTAACGAGATCTACGCTTCACCGCTGCGGGCGACCACCGCACAACTCAAGGGCCTGCCACCTGCGCTGGTGCAGACGGCCGGGGCTGATGTGCTGCGCGATGAGGGTGAAGCCTATGCGCGCAAACTGGATAAGGCGGGCGTGCCGGTCACGGCGGTGCGTTACAACGGCATGATTCACGATTATGGTTTGCTGAACGTAGTGAGCCAGGTGCCGGCGGTGCGTTCGGCGATGCTGCAAGCGTCCGAAGAACTTAAGCAACACCTGAAGAAATAA
- a CDS encoding winged helix-turn-helix domain-containing protein, which produces MPATLSFSIKQARRLALAAQGFNGRQPPAAIKAVQLNRLIERLGILQIDSVNALVRSHYLPLFSRLGNYSSDLLDQAAWSSGRRRTLFEYWGHEASLLPLSMYPLMRWRMRRASRGEDIYQQLARFGREQQDTVRRVLASVEELGALGAGSLSTRQERAGPWWDWSAEKHALEWLFAAGEVTVAGRRGFERLYDLPERVIPSAVLQQPLLAEDEAQRGLLLHAANALGVATEKDLRDYFRLSPGDARPRLAELVEAGELLTCEVQGWRQPGFCLPEPKVPRKVEASALLSPFDSLIWERSRTERLFDFRYRLEIYTPPDKRVYGYYVLPFLYNERIAARVDLRAERALGRLAVHAVHEEEPGLDEEGVLALAVNLRRMADWLGLERVQLNCPRASAGRLRVALAQIEGD; this is translated from the coding sequence ATGCCCGCAACGCTGTCCTTTTCCATCAAACAGGCTCGACGCCTGGCGCTGGCCGCCCAAGGATTCAACGGGCGCCAGCCGCCAGCGGCGATCAAAGCGGTGCAGCTCAATCGCCTGATCGAGCGGCTGGGCATCTTGCAGATCGATTCGGTCAATGCGTTGGTGCGTTCGCACTACCTTCCCTTGTTTTCCCGCCTCGGCAATTACTCATCCGACTTGCTCGACCAGGCTGCCTGGAGTTCGGGCCGGCGACGCACGCTGTTCGAATACTGGGGGCATGAAGCCTCGTTGCTGCCGCTGTCGATGTACCCGTTGATGCGCTGGCGCATGCGGCGCGCGAGTCGTGGCGAAGATATCTATCAGCAACTGGCACGTTTCGGGCGTGAGCAACAGGACACTGTCCGGCGGGTGCTGGCCTCGGTTGAAGAGCTCGGCGCGCTGGGTGCCGGCAGCCTTTCGACCCGTCAGGAGCGGGCAGGGCCGTGGTGGGACTGGAGTGCGGAAAAGCATGCGCTGGAATGGTTGTTCGCCGCCGGGGAAGTGACCGTGGCCGGGCGGCGTGGATTCGAGCGGCTCTATGATTTGCCCGAGCGGGTGATTCCTTCGGCGGTTCTGCAGCAGCCGTTGCTCGCGGAGGACGAGGCCCAGCGCGGGCTGCTGTTGCACGCCGCGAATGCCTTGGGTGTGGCGACGGAAAAGGACCTGCGCGATTACTTCCGGCTCAGCCCGGGTGATGCGCGGCCGCGCCTTGCGGAACTGGTGGAAGCCGGGGAGCTACTGACCTGTGAGGTCCAGGGTTGGCGGCAACCGGGCTTTTGTTTGCCAGAGCCGAAAGTGCCGCGCAAGGTCGAGGCCAGTGCCTTGCTGTCACCCTTCGATTCGCTGATCTGGGAGCGCAGTCGTACCGAGCGTTTGTTCGATTTTCGCTATCGGCTGGAGATTTATACGCCGCCGGACAAGCGGGTCTACGGCTATTACGTGTTGCCGTTTTTATACAACGAGCGGATTGCTGCGCGAGTGGATTTGCGTGCGGAGCGGGCGTTGGGGCGGTTGGCGGTGCATGCCGTGCATGAGGAAGAGCCGGGGCTGGATGAGGAAGGGGTGCTGGCGTTGGCGGTGAATTTGCGGCGGATGGCGGATTGGCTGGGGTTGGAGCGGGTGCAGTTGAATTGCCCGCGGGCGAGTGCGGGGCGGTTGCGGGTGGCATTGGCTCAGATTGAGGGTGACTGA
- a CDS encoding DUF1127 domain-containing protein, with product MKGQKGYVEVEKHSIHVVSDLLHKISRWYELHRERELLAGMSDEALKDIGLSRADVEHETVRPFWDDPMHK from the coding sequence ATGAAAGGTCAAAAAGGTTATGTCGAGGTAGAGAAACATTCCATCCACGTCGTCTCGGATTTACTGCACAAGATCAGTCGCTGGTACGAATTGCACCGTGAACGCGAGTTGTTGGCGGGCATGAGCGACGAAGCGTTGAAGGACATCGGGCTCAGTCGTGCAGATGTCGAGCACGAAACCGTCCGCCCATTCTGGGATGACCCGATGCACAAATGA
- a CDS encoding class II 3-deoxy-7-phosphoheptulonate synthase, with protein sequence MSQPWSPDSWRALPIQQQPHYPDAAHLLHVEQTLASYPPLVFAGEARELRRQFAEVTQGRAFLLQGGDCAESFAEFSAAKIRDTFKVLLQMAIVMTFAAGCPVVKVGRMAGQFAKPRSANDETIDGVTLPAYRGDIVNGIGFDEKSRVPDPERLLQSYHQSTATLNLLRAFAQGGFADLHQVHKWNLDFIANSALAEKYSHLADRIDETLAFMRACGMDSSPQLRETSFFTAHEALLLNYEEAFVRRDSLTNDYYDCSAHMLWIGDRTRQLDGAHVEFLRGVNNPIGVKVGPSMNPEDLIRLIDVLNPDNDPGRLNLIARMGANKVGDHLPQLIRAVQREGKQVLWSSDPMHGNTIKASSGYKTRDFAQILGEVKQFFQVHEAEGTYAGGIHIEMTGQNVTECIGGARPITEDGLSDRYHTHCDPRMNADQSLELAFLIAETLKQVRR encoded by the coding sequence ATGAGCCAACCCTGGAGCCCTGACAGCTGGCGCGCCCTGCCGATCCAGCAACAACCCCACTACCCCGACGCGGCGCATTTGCTGCACGTCGAGCAAACCCTGGCGAGTTATCCGCCGCTGGTGTTTGCCGGTGAAGCCCGGGAGTTGCGACGTCAGTTTGCCGAAGTGACCCAGGGCCGCGCATTTCTGTTGCAGGGCGGCGATTGCGCCGAAAGCTTCGCCGAGTTCTCTGCCGCGAAAATCCGCGACACCTTTAAAGTGCTGCTGCAAATGGCCATCGTCATGACCTTCGCCGCCGGTTGCCCGGTGGTCAAGGTCGGGCGCATGGCCGGTCAGTTCGCCAAACCGCGTTCGGCCAACGACGAAACCATCGACGGCGTGACCCTGCCCGCCTACCGTGGCGACATCGTCAACGGCATCGGCTTCGACGAAAAAAGCCGTGTGCCGGACCCGGAGCGTCTGCTCCAGTCCTATCACCAGTCCACCGCGACCCTGAACCTGCTGCGCGCCTTCGCCCAGGGCGGCTTTGCCGACCTGCATCAGGTGCACAAGTGGAACCTGGACTTCATCGCCAACTCGGCGCTGGCGGAAAAATACAGCCACCTCGCCGATCGCATCGATGAAACCCTGGCGTTCATGCGCGCCTGCGGCATGGACAGCTCGCCACAACTGCGCGAAACCAGTTTCTTCACCGCCCACGAAGCGCTGCTGCTGAACTACGAAGAAGCCTTCGTGCGTCGCGACAGCCTGACCAACGATTACTACGATTGCTCGGCGCACATGTTGTGGATCGGCGACCGCACCCGTCAGCTCGACGGCGCTCACGTCGAATTCCTGCGCGGGGTGAACAACCCGATCGGGGTCAAGGTCGGCCCGAGCATGAACCCGGAAGACTTGATTCGCCTGATCGACGTGCTCAACCCGGACAACGATCCAGGTCGCTTGAACCTGATCGCACGAATGGGCGCGAACAAGGTTGGCGATCATTTGCCGCAACTGATCCGCGCGGTGCAGCGTGAAGGCAAGCAGGTGCTTTGGAGTTCCGATCCGATGCACGGCAACACCATCAAGGCCAGCAGCGGCTACAAGACCCGCGACTTTGCGCAGATTCTTGGCGAGGTGAAGCAGTTCTTCCAGGTGCACGAAGCCGAAGGCACCTATGCCGGCGGCATTCACATCGAGATGACCGGGCAGAATGTCACCGAGTGCATTGGTGGTGCGCGACCGATCACCGAGGACGGGTTGTCGGATCGGTATCACACCCATTGTGACCCGCGGATGAATGCGGATCAGTCGCTGGAGTTGGCGTTCCTTATTGCCGAAACCCTGAAACAAGTCCGTCGGTAA
- a CDS encoding organic hydroperoxide resistance protein, producing the protein MQTLYTAIATSTGGRDGRAVSSDNILDVKLATPKELGGAGGAATNPEQLFAAGYSACFIGALKFVASQTKRSIPADASITAHVGIGQIPGGFGLDIDLHISLPGLEQADAQTLVDAAHQVCPYSNATRGNVEVRLHVTV; encoded by the coding sequence ATGCAAACTCTCTACACCGCAATCGCAACCTCCACTGGCGGCCGTGACGGTCGTGCGGTTTCCAGCGACAACATCCTCGACGTCAAACTCGCCACTCCGAAAGAACTCGGCGGTGCTGGCGGCGCGGCCACCAACCCGGAACAACTGTTCGCCGCCGGTTACTCGGCCTGCTTCATCGGCGCACTGAAGTTCGTTGCCAGCCAGACCAAACGCAGCATCCCGGCCGACGCCTCGATCACTGCCCACGTCGGCATCGGCCAGATTCCTGGCGGCTTCGGTCTGGACATCGACCTGCACATCAGCCTGCCGGGTCTTGAACAAGCCGATGCGCAAACCCTGGTCGACGCGGCCCACCAGGTCTGCCCGTACTCCAACGCCACCCGCGGCAACGTCGAAGTGCGCCTGCACGTAACCGTCTAA
- a CDS encoding spermidine synthase has protein sequence MTEERVEHLLAEVQDEFGVIRVLEVADYRFLEFGDAIEQSCVFTADPSWLEYDYTRAMLIGALCHEQPESALFLGLGAGTLTQACLKFLPLEDVEAIELRPDVPRLAIEYLGLDDDPRLYIRVGDALELLDTAEPADLIFVDLYTDVGPGVGHLAWSFLENCQKRLNPGGWLVINQWATDDGKPLGAALLRGLYHRHYWELPVKEGNVILLVPSELDQELDMDGLVARAEGLAPRLGYSLQSLIKAIRPAT, from the coding sequence ATGACTGAGGAGCGCGTCGAGCATCTGCTCGCCGAGGTACAGGACGAGTTCGGCGTGATTCGCGTACTGGAAGTGGCCGATTACCGTTTTCTCGAGTTCGGTGATGCCATCGAACAGAGCTGCGTGTTCACCGCCGACCCGAGCTGGCTCGAATACGATTACACCCGTGCCATGCTGATTGGCGCGTTGTGCCACGAGCAACCGGAAAGCGCGCTGTTCCTCGGCCTCGGTGCCGGCACGCTGACTCAGGCTTGCCTGAAGTTCTTGCCGCTGGAAGATGTCGAAGCCATCGAACTGCGGCCCGATGTGCCGCGCCTGGCCATCGAATACCTGGGGCTGGATGATGATCCGCGGCTGTACATCCGTGTCGGCGATGCGCTGGAGCTGCTCGATACCGCCGAGCCGGCCGACCTGATTTTTGTCGACCTTTATACCGATGTCGGGCCGGGTGTCGGGCATCTGGCCTGGAGTTTTCTGGAAAACTGTCAGAAACGCCTGAATCCGGGCGGCTGGCTGGTGATCAACCAGTGGGCCACCGATGATGGCAAACCGTTGGGCGCGGCGCTGTTGCGTGGGCTCTATCACCGGCATTACTGGGAGTTGCCGGTGAAGGAGGGCAATGTGATTCTGCTCGTGCCGTCGGAGCTGGATCAGGAACTGGACATGGATGGGTTGGTTGCGCGGGCCGAAGGGCTGGCGCCACGGTTGGGGTATTCGTTGCAGTCGTTGATCAAGGCGATTCGCCCGGCTACTTGA